In Fimbriimonadales bacterium, a genomic segment contains:
- a CDS encoding SMC family ATPase, with protein MLLKELKLQNFRQYREESIEFHPGITAIVGENGSGKTTLLEAMIWCLYGEARDSNKTIPNKWSKGDEPTLVELRFVLDGREFTVIRELRKSNSKATVLDAEGKCLAASPTEVNRFVENRLLRMTYEQFRNSFCTEQKQLDFLNFRSHSDKKDEIAKMLGYTRLRKAQELAKEKAKEAKNKIEGSEAFLSIAQNYEKEKKDAEAEYLDAKKKREAVEKEFQDISTKLKDFSSRVEAAKEVIEIDKELAQRKELEERLKKDLLQSEGEIKALEKKKEERDNLKPDAEKYEALKGELDSLLKKQKEFQKRAITQSRMERAEVDLADTRKRLKELEPLLLAKVVKEFQETKNRISQLEQEIELFEKKWQKEKEKARRLFDRKHQELDNLQKEQKRLDESVKEGKCPTCGQKLKEGRLPRALELEEQISKIAEEYRSLKKDLECIEKEPEEYKTKKADLEKEKKKLQTLDEQRLEETKKDNTAKELRNKEKELVNEIESLRKQIEKYPPAFDENRIQAVQEEMKELQPKWRNYMENANIEQQLESLEKKFYTMQKELEAEKQKREEKIKRQKDLGMNKAEAEQVLSKQEEMKKEYETIQLKMTDAKAKEKAEKDRLERAVEQMKKYEERKKEVEEWKKQRTLYTEIARAFDGLYGILALRTRELLEEFASEFINTLSEGRYTSLELNDRYEPVLKDDGIGKEVISGGETDLVNLSLRLALANLIQENSGHAMSLLILDEVFGSLDNIRRDSVMRQLNALRERFEQILVISHIDAINDAADRSLIVTFDPEEHVSKIEEKIATAMLL; from the coding sequence ATGCTTCTGAAGGAACTTAAACTCCAGAATTTCCGGCAATATCGAGAGGAAAGCATCGAGTTTCATCCCGGAATTACTGCAATAGTCGGTGAAAATGGTAGCGGAAAGACGACTCTTCTCGAAGCGATGATTTGGTGTTTGTACGGCGAAGCGAGGGATTCAAACAAAACCATTCCCAATAAGTGGAGTAAAGGAGATGAACCCACATTGGTTGAGTTGCGATTCGTGTTGGATGGTCGTGAATTTACAGTTATTAGGGAGTTAAGGAAAAGCAACAGTAAGGCAACAGTGTTGGATGCGGAAGGAAAATGCTTGGCGGCGTCGCCTACCGAGGTGAATCGCTTCGTCGAAAATCGTTTGCTCCGCATGACCTACGAGCAATTCCGCAATAGTTTTTGTACGGAGCAAAAGCAACTCGATTTTTTGAATTTTCGAAGTCATAGCGATAAAAAGGACGAAATCGCGAAGATGCTGGGATATACGAGGTTGAGAAAGGCACAGGAGTTAGCGAAAGAAAAGGCGAAAGAGGCGAAAAATAAAATCGAGGGAAGCGAAGCCTTTCTTTCGATAGCTCAAAACTACGAAAAAGAAAAGAAAGATGCAGAAGCGGAATATCTCGACGCGAAAAAGAAGAGAGAGGCAGTAGAAAAAGAATTTCAGGATATAAGTACTAAGTTGAAAGATTTTAGTTCTCGTGTCGAGGCGGCGAAGGAGGTGATAGAAATTGATAAAGAATTGGCGCAGAGGAAAGAACTCGAAGAACGTTTGAAAAAAGATCTCTTACAATCGGAAGGCGAGATAAAAGCGCTCGAGAAAAAGAAAGAAGAAAGAGACAATTTGAAACCGGACGCTGAGAAATATGAAGCTTTAAAGGGTGAATTGGATTCTCTGTTAAAAAAACAGAAAGAATTTCAGAAAAGAGCCATAACTCAGTCTCGTATGGAACGTGCCGAGGTTGATTTGGCAGACACCAGAAAGCGTTTGAAGGAACTCGAACCTCTTCTTTTGGCAAAAGTCGTAAAAGAGTTTCAAGAAACAAAGAATCGAATTTCTCAGTTGGAGCAAGAAATCGAACTCTTCGAGAAGAAATGGCAGAAAGAAAAAGAAAAAGCACGAAGGCTTTTCGATAGAAAGCATCAAGAGCTGGACAACTTGCAAAAAGAACAGAAGCGTTTAGACGAATCGGTAAAAGAAGGCAAATGTCCGACATGCGGACAGAAATTGAAAGAAGGGCGTCTTCCGAGGGCATTGGAGCTCGAAGAGCAAATCTCCAAAATCGCAGAGGAATACCGAAGTCTGAAAAAAGACTTGGAGTGTATAGAAAAAGAACCGGAAGAATACAAAACGAAGAAGGCAGATTTAGAAAAAGAAAAGAAAAAATTGCAAACCTTAGATGAACAGCGCTTAGAAGAAACGAAAAAGGACAACACAGCCAAAGAATTGAGGAACAAAGAAAAAGAACTCGTGAACGAGATTGAATCTTTACGAAAACAGATAGAGAAATATCCGCCCGCCTTCGACGAAAATCGCATCCAAGCCGTGCAGGAGGAGATGAAAGAACTGCAACCGAAATGGCGTAACTACATGGAAAACGCGAACATCGAACAACAGCTCGAGAGTTTAGAAAAAAAATTCTATACGATGCAAAAAGAACTCGAAGCGGAAAAACAGAAAAGGGAAGAGAAGATAAAACGCCAAAAAGATTTAGGGATGAACAAGGCGGAAGCAGAACAAGTCCTTTCGAAACAAGAGGAAATGAAAAAAGAGTACGAAACTATTCAACTGAAGATGACGGATGCGAAAGCGAAAGAAAAAGCCGAGAAAGATAGATTAGAGCGTGCTGTCGAACAAATGAAGAAATACGAGGAAAGAAAAAAAGAGGTCGAAGAATGGAAAAAGCAAAGGACTTTGTATACGGAAATTGCCAGAGCTTTCGATGGGTTATATGGAATTTTGGCATTGCGCACTCGTGAATTGCTGGAGGAATTCGCTAGTGAATTCATCAATACCCTATCCGAAGGGAGATACACGAGTTTGGAACTGAACGACCGTTACGAACCTGTTTTGAAGGATGATGGAATTGGAAAAGAAGTAATCAGTGGGGGGGAGACAGACTTGGTTAATCTCTCTCTTCGATTAGCGTTAGCGAACTTGATTCAAGAAAATAGCGGACATGCGATGTCTTTGTTGATCCTCGATGAGGTTTTCGGCTCGTTGGACAACATCCGAAGGGATAGTGTGATGCGGCAATTGAACGCTTTACGGGAAAGGTTCGAGCAGATTTTGGTCATCAGCCACATCGATGCGATAAACGACGCTGCCGATCGTTCGCTAATCGTCACGTTCGATCCGGAAGAACACGTGAGTAAAATCGAAGAAAAAATAGCAACTGCTATGCTTTTATAA
- a CDS encoding metallophosphoesterase: MKIAHFSDTHLGNCAFGQIAPSGMCPREEDVLETFEKFLNSISSYAPDIVLHTGDFFESPQPSNATIIKTYHLLSEFQKARDYRPFVILAGNHDLHKTLGTGCILQLYRYIQGIIPITSSIVSQSFPEYGVEILAAPVRGIAHIENVSLRPTSGQRVNVLMAHGLDRSIKDGLSFDFDIREFHLDLWDYVALGDYHVRKELRRGKVAYSGSTDYTSSNPWEEISEKKGWYLFDTEERTLEFIPVEPVRPFYDLNVIDARGLSGEEIGEKMLESFQKKVGKLKDGKKPVVRQVIENVHPAARTEIPSSVYRELKSLCLSYRYIVSTEKVNSSGLRSGEQSRRRLEEEWKEYASKAELPSNISRDEFIEAGNALLAEVKDASEGT, encoded by the coding sequence ATGAAGATTGCGCATTTCAGCGACACGCATTTAGGCAATTGTGCATTCGGGCAAATCGCTCCGAGTGGGATGTGCCCGCGCGAAGAAGACGTTTTAGAGACGTTCGAAAAGTTTTTGAATTCCATTTCTTCTTACGCTCCCGACATCGTCCTTCATACGGGGGATTTTTTCGAAAGCCCGCAGCCGAGCAATGCGACGATAATAAAAACGTATCATCTTTTAAGCGAATTTCAAAAAGCGCGTGACTATCGTCCGTTCGTAATTCTTGCAGGGAATCACGACCTTCATAAAACTTTGGGTACAGGATGCATTCTGCAACTGTATAGATATATTCAAGGAATCATTCCAATAACGAGCAGTATAGTTTCACAATCTTTTCCAGAATACGGTGTAGAGATTCTTGCTGCCCCTGTGCGCGGGATTGCGCATATAGAGAATGTCTCTTTACGCCCCACCTCTGGGCAGAGGGTGAACGTTCTTATGGCTCATGGTTTAGACCGCAGTATCAAGGATGGATTGAGTTTCGATTTCGATATCAGGGAGTTTCATCTCGACTTGTGGGATTACGTTGCGCTCGGTGATTATCATGTTCGGAAAGAATTGCGAAGAGGAAAGGTCGCCTATTCCGGCTCGACAGATTATACGAGTTCGAACCCTTGGGAAGAAATTTCCGAAAAGAAGGGATGGTATCTTTTCGACACAGAAGAAAGAACTTTGGAGTTTATTCCCGTGGAGCCTGTACGTCCGTTTTACGATTTGAACGTAATAGATGCTCGTGGTCTTTCGGGGGAGGAAATCGGCGAAAAAATGTTGGAGTCGTTTCAGAAAAAGGTCGGGAAATTGAAAGACGGGAAGAAGCCTGTCGTGCGGCAAGTCATCGAAAATGTTCATCCCGCTGCGCGCACAGAAATTCCTTCGAGCGTGTATCGCGAATTGAAGTCTTTGTGTTTATCTTATCGTTACATAGTGAGTACGGAGAAAGTTAATTCGTCTGGCCTTCGGAGTGGAGAACAATCTCGCAGAAGATTAGAAGAAGAATGGAAAGAATATGCATCGAAGGCAGAACTTCCTTCGAACATCTCCCGAGATGAATTCATCGAAGCGGGCAACGCATTGTTAGCAGAGGTGAAAGATGCTTCTGAAGGAACTTAA
- a CDS encoding alpha-mannosidase, producing MFKYPHITEERIAQFIRNELEPEILTNFSDLRLEFCAGSCSKQPPKNEEFVNVGKGFRWGFPYQRAWFRATGMIPKSWAGKNVVAQIEIGTEGNVWKGNTIVGGIDRAHPYFRVTENAKGGEKIELYIRAYGGNPNVRVHGKASSERKEGSFEIGETRLCVFDSELWQFYLDCRFAYLLMKAFPEEDVARACLRWGLNEAINLYKSEKRENLSFASKAVKEALSQKRVDRYHKLTPVGHAHLDTAWLWPIEITKEKMAHTTAIQLALMEQHPDYVFVHSQAEQYQWLEEEYPKLFERVKDKIAGGQWEPLGSTWVEPDTNIPSGESLVRQILYGKRYFLQKFNIDTKDLWLPDCFGYSGALPQILVKSGIEYFVTQKLSWNQFNPFPHTNFWWQGIDGSRVRAHLPPADTYTGNAEPQQLLRHIHKNKDFPACGLGLYIFGHGDGGGGPTEEMIEFLKRASRSPGMPQIEWRKASEFYEEAKSKCQNLPVWVGELYFELHRGTYTTQAKTKRNNRFAEILLRDAELLACFDPEYPISYPSEELTTLWKKVLLNQFHDILPGSSVREVYEQSEKDYEEVFQKGESIIENSLKKISADFDTSHCNKPVALFQFSPCVTEARMMPPKGFVPQSIVCENQALPVQLIEEFGDKFLVFPLPEAAMGKVALADLSTDSPTILPRLNIRPRRIENEFWTVRLDQHGNITSVVSAEDGTEYIAPGALANVFQIFEDKPLGWSAWDVDIFALETGRDLLRSDRVEIVETGPVRVAMEIEKRFGNSRLVQRISLGPTPGIRFDTWVDWHEEEKMLKVAFPVNIHSDSASFEIQFGHVERPTHRNTSWDIARFEVCCQKWFDISEGDQGVALLNDCKYGCDVLGNVLRLTLLRAPKAPDPEADMGEHRFTYVLFPHFGTLPWSGVVHAAYALNSKLRYCFLEKQTGNNTAQERFLSCDDRNIVIESVKKAEDSSNLIVRMYECHNARGRAELRCAKSFRTAYLCDLMENDLDELDVSDNAVIFDYKPFEIITLKLVLEKK from the coding sequence ATGTTTAAATATCCACATATCACGGAAGAAAGAATCGCGCAGTTCATTCGAAATGAACTCGAGCCCGAAATTCTTACGAATTTTTCCGATTTGCGTTTAGAATTTTGCGCGGGCTCTTGCTCGAAGCAACCTCCGAAAAACGAAGAATTCGTAAACGTAGGGAAAGGTTTTCGCTGGGGTTTTCCTTATCAGCGTGCATGGTTTCGCGCAACCGGGATGATTCCGAAATCGTGGGCAGGGAAGAACGTCGTTGCGCAAATCGAAATAGGGACGGAGGGAAATGTTTGGAAAGGGAATACCATAGTGGGCGGGATAGATCGCGCGCATCCTTATTTTCGAGTGACAGAAAACGCAAAGGGGGGGGAGAAAATCGAACTTTATATTCGCGCTTACGGGGGGAATCCAAATGTCCGTGTGCACGGGAAAGCCTCTTCCGAAAGGAAAGAGGGGAGTTTCGAAATCGGAGAAACGCGGCTTTGCGTGTTCGATTCGGAGTTATGGCAGTTTTATTTGGATTGCCGCTTCGCTTATCTTCTCATGAAGGCTTTTCCTGAAGAGGATGTGGCGAGAGCATGCTTGAGATGGGGGTTGAACGAGGCGATTAATTTATACAAATCGGAAAAACGCGAAAATCTCTCTTTCGCAAGTAAAGCGGTAAAGGAGGCTTTGAGCCAGAAGCGTGTGGACAGATACCACAAACTTACTCCTGTAGGTCATGCTCATTTGGATACCGCTTGGCTTTGGCCCATAGAAATCACGAAAGAAAAAATGGCGCATACGACGGCGATACAACTCGCGCTCATGGAGCAACATCCAGACTATGTCTTCGTGCACAGCCAAGCAGAACAATATCAATGGCTCGAAGAAGAGTATCCGAAACTTTTCGAGAGGGTGAAAGATAAAATTGCAGGGGGGCAATGGGAGCCTTTAGGTAGCACATGGGTCGAGCCGGACACGAATATCCCTTCGGGGGAATCTTTGGTAAGGCAAATCCTTTATGGGAAACGATACTTTTTACAAAAATTCAACATCGATACGAAAGACCTTTGGCTCCCCGATTGTTTCGGCTATTCCGGAGCCTTACCGCAAATTTTAGTCAAATCCGGAATCGAATATTTCGTCACCCAGAAACTCTCTTGGAATCAATTCAATCCTTTTCCGCACACGAATTTCTGGTGGCAGGGCATTGACGGCTCACGAGTGCGTGCACATCTCCCCCCCGCAGATACTTATACAGGGAATGCCGAACCCCAGCAACTGCTTCGTCATATTCATAAGAATAAGGATTTCCCCGCATGCGGCTTAGGGCTGTATATATTCGGTCATGGAGATGGGGGGGGCGGTCCTACGGAGGAGATGATAGAGTTTCTGAAACGCGCATCGCGCTCTCCGGGAATGCCGCAAATCGAATGGAGGAAGGCATCGGAGTTTTACGAAGAAGCGAAATCGAAATGTCAGAACTTGCCCGTTTGGGTGGGAGAACTTTATTTCGAATTGCATCGCGGTACCTATACAACGCAAGCGAAGACGAAAAGAAACAACCGGTTCGCGGAAATATTGCTCAGAGATGCGGAATTGCTCGCTTGCTTCGACCCAGAATATCCCATTTCCTACCCTTCTGAAGAACTCACGACGTTGTGGAAGAAAGTGCTACTCAATCAATTTCACGATATCCTGCCAGGTAGCAGTGTTCGCGAAGTTTACGAGCAAAGCGAAAAGGACTACGAAGAAGTTTTTCAAAAAGGTGAAAGCATTATCGAAAATTCTTTGAAAAAAATTTCAGCAGATTTCGACACTTCGCATTGCAACAAGCCCGTTGCGCTTTTCCAATTCTCTCCTTGCGTTACGGAAGCACGAATGATGCCTCCGAAAGGGTTCGTTCCTCAGTCTATCGTTTGCGAAAATCAAGCGCTGCCGGTGCAATTGATCGAAGAGTTCGGGGATAAGTTTCTCGTTTTTCCTTTGCCAGAAGCGGCGATGGGCAAAGTTGCACTCGCAGATTTAAGTACAGACTCCCCCACCATTCTCCCCCGTTTAAATATTCGCCCGAGAAGAATCGAAAACGAATTTTGGACTGTGAGACTCGACCAGCACGGAAACATAACGAGTGTGGTTTCTGCAGAAGACGGTACGGAGTACATCGCTCCAGGGGCATTAGCGAACGTCTTCCAAATTTTCGAAGACAAACCGCTCGGGTGGAGCGCTTGGGATGTGGATATCTTTGCATTGGAAACCGGAAGAGATCTATTGCGAAGCGATAGAGTTGAAATTGTCGAAACTGGACCGGTACGTGTGGCGATGGAAATCGAAAAACGATTCGGAAATAGCCGACTCGTTCAACGAATCAGTTTAGGACCAACACCGGGAATTCGTTTCGACACTTGGGTGGATTGGCACGAAGAGGAAAAAATGCTCAAGGTTGCGTTCCCTGTAAATATCCATTCTGACAGCGCGAGTTTCGAGATTCAATTCGGTCATGTCGAGCGACCTACGCACCGAAACACTTCGTGGGACATCGCTCGCTTCGAGGTTTGTTGCCAGAAATGGTTCGATATCAGCGAAGGGGATCAGGGTGTGGCTTTGTTGAACGATTGTAAGTACGGCTGTGATGTTTTAGGTAATGTTTTGCGATTAACGCTTTTACGAGCGCCGAAAGCGCCAGACCCAGAAGCAGATATGGGAGAGCACCGATTCACTTATGTCCTTTTTCCGCATTTCGGTACGCTCCCGTGGTCTGGAGTGGTGCATGCCGCTTATGCCTTGAACAGCAAATTGCGCTATTGCTTTCTGGAAAAGCAAACGGGAAATAATACAGCGCAAGAGCGTTTCCTTTCGTGCGATGATAGAAACATCGTAATCGAAAGCGTTAAAAAGGCGGAGGATTCTTCGAATTTGATTGTTCGCATGTACGAATGCCACAACGCGAGAGGCAGAGCGGAATTGAGATGCGCGAAAAGTTTCCGAACTGCATATCTTTGCGACTTGATGGAAAACGACTTGGACGAGTTGGACGTTTCGGACAACGCCGTGATTTTCGATTATAAACCCTTCGAAATCATTACACTCAAGTTGGTATTAGAGAAGAAATAA
- a CDS encoding DNA-processing protein DprA — MLFFKWKGRQLVSLHPRLGSVVVGCWNEASTEEEFIARLESRFLRDAAALIKDNTLKEEARKKLSDLERRGWVPLPSPSPKFPRRLRTALPRGFPPLLFEKKLAERNSDISKPAIGIVGSRNLTGEEKEFAYRAGMFAAEKGWVVFSGGAKGADRLGVSGAISQNGTGVHFLPGGENGFPFRASGLITANPEAEVFDRLMALERNRWIYAASHAVLVVSSRFGEGGAWAGALYAKRMRLSPIFVFMGKTPSSGNTALAKLGAIPVFDLNDLECALQSLASSSISLAI, encoded by the coding sequence ATGCTCTTTTTCAAATGGAAGGGGCGGCAGTTGGTTTCTTTGCATCCTCGCCTTGGCTCTGTGGTCGTTGGCTGTTGGAACGAAGCCAGCACCGAAGAAGAATTCATCGCTCGTTTGGAAAGCCGCTTTCTGCGAGATGCCGCAGCGCTCATAAAAGACAACACCCTAAAAGAAGAGGCTCGCAAAAAGCTCTCCGATTTGGAGCGAAGGGGTTGGGTACCGCTTCCTTCCCCTTCTCCCAAATTCCCTCGCAGGCTTCGCACCGCTTTGCCTCGCGGCTTCCCTCCGCTTTTGTTCGAAAAGAAATTAGCAGAGAGGAACTCGGATATTTCAAAGCCTGCTATTGGAATCGTGGGAAGCCGAAATCTTACGGGAGAAGAAAAAGAGTTTGCTTATCGAGCAGGCATGTTCGCAGCCGAAAAAGGTTGGGTTGTATTTTCTGGAGGAGCGAAAGGGGCAGATAGGCTCGGAGTCTCTGGAGCGATATCCCAAAATGGTACTGGTGTCCACTTTCTGCCTGGAGGAGAAAACGGCTTTCCCTTTAGAGCATCCGGTCTCATAACGGCGAACCCGGAAGCAGAGGTTTTCGACAGGCTCATGGCTTTAGAACGCAACCGATGGATTTATGCCGCCTCTCATGCGGTTCTCGTCGTAAGCAGCCGTTTCGGGGAAGGGGGAGCGTGGGCAGGAGCCCTTTATGCAAAACGCATGCGGCTTTCTCCGATTTTTGTTTTTATGGGAAAGACGCCGAGTTCGGGCAATACCGCTCTTGCGAAATTAGGAGCGATTCCGGTATTTGATTTGAACGATTTGGAATGCGCATTGCAATCGCTCGCTTCATCCTCGATTTCTTTAGCAATTTAA
- a CDS encoding DUF192 domain-containing protein: MIRKTTWSIFILFALGMFSCNPQPETQKTAQNENSRNAFLPPRPLEQPEQRKRLTPLGSYRKGIVEVKNKHVRVYIADSPEKQQEGLMFVKPHELGQDEGMLFIFTDDTIRAFWMKNTEIPLDIAFLDKGGKIVRVYTMKPYDESSYSSDYPVRYALELHAGWLEKNSVKEGDTVKLVKIR; encoded by the coding sequence ATGATTCGAAAAACTACATGGAGCATCTTCATTTTGTTTGCGCTCGGAATGTTTTCGTGCAACCCTCAGCCTGAAACACAAAAGACCGCACAGAATGAAAATTCTCGCAATGCTTTCCTTCCACCTCGGCCTTTAGAACAGCCGGAGCAGAGAAAGCGATTGACTCCTTTGGGCTCCTATCGAAAAGGAATTGTGGAAGTCAAAAACAAGCACGTCCGTGTTTACATAGCGGATAGCCCCGAAAAACAGCAAGAGGGATTGATGTTCGTAAAGCCTCATGAACTCGGGCAAGACGAAGGGATGTTGTTTATTTTCACGGACGATACGATACGCGCTTTTTGGATGAAAAACACGGAAATCCCTTTGGATATCGCATTCTTAGATAAAGGAGGAAAGATCGTGCGCGTTTATACGATGAAGCCTTATGATGAATCTTCTTATTCTTCGGATTACCCTGTGCGATATGCGCTCGAACTCCACGCAGGATGGTTGGAGAAAAACAGTGTGAAAGAGGGGGATACGGTAAAGCTCGTCAAGATTCGTTAG